atttttatgtttttgtaagTTTCTTTAGGGCATGTTTCTGGTACGGTAGGTAAAGAAATATACTTATGTCGTAATCGGTCGTCGATATCGAACGGATCTGTTAGCACTTATTATTAAGCTTAGATTTTCAGTCCGTCCGAGCTTTAACGTTTTTGTTTTTAACCGTAACGAATACTGTATACTTACTATAAAATCTGGCCATGCAGGATCAAGAGGCCAATGACATTTAAAACAAGTGGTCAATTTATATCTatcgtattttaaaaaaaccggacaggTGCGAGTTGGAATCGCCCACCTAGGGTTCCATACTtattagtgtttgttgttatagcggcaacagaaatacatcatctgtgaaaatttcaactgcgtagctatcacggttcatgagatacagcctggtgacagacagacagacagaccgtgaagtgttagtaatagggtcctgcttttacactttgggtacggaactctaaaaattagCATTTTTCCACGGAGTTACGAAATCGAGcgcttgatattttttttttactcgcACCACATTCTCAAAGGTGTTTTTTAAACcgttcacttttaaacattcaGATCGTGTAAAAACGATCATGCTATCGCAATTTTAAGATTGACGGATTTAAAATCAGTTCTTTCCTCGATGGTAATGCTGAGTCTACAGCTGTCGAAAGATTCTTGACATGCCCCGCTGACCGGAATGAGGGTTGAGCGAGCTTTTGTCGCGGTTATCTTCGTTCATAATGATAGCGATTAGTTCGTGTCGCCGGGCATAATTTATAATACGGTCTGGCGAAACGCCCAACTAACTTTTCGCATAAATAAACTGATGATAAAAACACTACTGCCTACTAGGAATACAATATAAATTACGCAAATTCTCCGCCCTGTCAAGCTATACCTATAAATAAGGGCGgttctttgaaataaaaataattacctattttgaGATCATATACATGGCAGACTCTTTTTACAACTTCGActacgaatttatattatggTTCCTTTCAATCCTAAGATATCAATTTTCATCATGATTAGAGAAAATTTTCCATCGAACGTACAGTTTTCGATCTACAACCAATAAAACTGAACAAGAGAAAAATTATGCACATCTCCTGGGATTGCCcaaactcggattacacgcatttaggaccaaataaagatataaaaacgaTTTACAGCTAGCTgggaatagaaaaaaaataatttgattggTCTAATTGGCGTAgataagtattaaaataaactaattggAAGCAAAAGTCTGGGAGATGCTAGTTAGTGTTAGTTAATTACGTGATAGAGCACTTTGGCAGCATAAAACGTAGAGAAAACAAGCAGCTAATTAATTAAAGCCCCCAATGCGCCTGAAATCTACGTCAATGGACGCGCAAATAGCTGACTAACTAGTATCTCATTATATCGGCTCATTACTCCAGTAACCGCGACCTGCTAGTTTCAAAGGACGTATGACACGTTAAATGCAATGTAACGTACGCTCTTTCTGACTATCCTGCGGCCTATAATATCAACAGCTCGCGCCCAAATCAATTAGGTGATCCGAAAGCCGCAAGGCTCAGATAAAAGCTGCGGCATTTCCTTTATACCCGCGGGCAAAAGAATTCAATTACATAATACTAAGGAGATTAAAAAGGCTAACACAACTCCTTTGTGGTAAGGtgggtaggtatttaattattgGAAACGTGTTCTCTCTCCCGCGCAGTGTTCTCAGTTAATTTGAAGTTTTAGTACTCGATTCAACAACACGAAATTAATTTCACTTTACTGAATCTTTGGTTCGGGAAATCGttaatgaaaaataatttgCAGTCAATTATTGCTAATGATGAGGTAAAGGTTCATTTAACGACAATTTTACTTATCCATGTACCTATTGGACGCAGTAGACACGGATAGTCAGACGCAACACAATGTTTATCTATACGGTAAAAACAAacaatatgtaattatgtatagtGCACAAATTTCTATTACCAAATGCCAGGCTTTTAATATAATACATCCTTTTGATATCGGAATTGAATTTGTTCATACCTATATAATCGATATTTATcgtaaaaaaagtttttcaaacgtctcagtttttttttattataggcATGCacttaataagtaatagtagcaatatttaagtacatacctattCAAGTGAAATTACTGACTGATAAAATTCTTATCAGAAAATGATTATAATCTATTTGAAATGGATTTTCAGCATATTTTATCATCGAAATTATCATCATAATGAGCCGTAAGCCTGAATCACGATTGATAATTTAAGTTACCGAGTATTTTGCATATTTACTTAAAACATGTTACTTTACATTTTGATTGTTATTTGAAGAGTTCGTCTGAAACCCATGTAGTCAAAGTTCTGGTTTTAACAGCTGCAATCCATCAAAATCTTGTGAGAAAATATTGTTAATGTTTTTTACTTGTTTATTCCCACGCACCGATGCTTCTGAGGCGTattcaaattttaataattatgaattataataagtacccacaacacaagcctccttgagcttactgtgggacttagtcaatttgtgaaAGAATATCCAAcaattatttaatgtttaaatttaaattacattttgtTCATTTTCACTCCctaatgtaaattaatacaaaatgtatatcatatttttttaatttgaatacACCCCTCGCTCAAAAGCTGCGTGCAAATTTTGACGGGCTGATGCTGCTTAATTAAAGTGACTACAACAAACTGAGATGAAAGGAAAACAACGTTGTAATTCAATATCCAAATTATTTTAACGAACAGCAATTTCATTATTCGCTACTTTTCTTTATGAAGTTTATTTAGCTCTTTTTGTTCTTTTATAGTACGACTGGCACATTTACTCTAGAGTCTTACGTAACACTTAAGATACTGTTGTTTACCTACAGTACAATATTTTTGGTTAAAACAACGATATTCCCGCTGGTAACCCTTCATCCGTAGCGGCAACCTACTTGCCATCAtctttaaaacaaaaacgcatctctactataaAAATAACGACTCGAAATCGAATGTCTAGAatggaatgtcaaatggttttTAAAGGATTAAAGTCGAAAAACGagaaatatttaagtaatagcCAGTTTTCTGTTACGTTCTCGCCAAAAAAGAACCATCGGTTATATTATATTCCAATGTGAATTTAAACGATCCAGTGATTGAATATGAAATAAAGCAAATATTTTAACGGAGCTGGAAAAATATGGTTTCTTTTAGAAATAACAAAAGATACCTTGCCTAAAAGGTATTATTGTGTTGCTGCTATTTACGTCTGAGGCAGGGCAATGTGGCTATCTGaaagtaaataagaacaaaacaAGAAGTAAATCCCAGTATTATAGACACGGGCGTATATAAAATAATGGCTTATTACGGTAGATTTGCTGCAATGGGGACGAAATCAGCCGGTCACGGACGGAAGCCCGAATAATACGTAGACTTTAAAGATTAGTCAGAAACAAATAAAAAGGGAATCAGGAAACTAAAGGATCAAATGGAATAAAGTAAGTTATCTTTAATTCCTTGTTCTATTTATTTTCGTGTAGATTATTTTAGAGTGTAAAATGTAAAAGGTAATACATATAGTGCAGCCGTTTAGACAGCGTTCACGAAATATTACCCTAGAATGAAATTTACAATTGAAGTTTTTACTATCCTGTGTTTTAATCCTCCTTGCTGTGTTCAATAATGTACTGTAATTCAGCAGCCGTAAGATTCTTTTTTTCAAAAGGAAATTCTGGATGCGGGTACCATTTAGCCGGTGTCCTGAGCCTATAGTCTTTGTTAAAGGCAGATAAGTCAGAAATCTCCTGGGGGCTCAGGCTGAAGTCAAATATGTCAATGTTCTGCTGTATGCGCTCTTTGTTCGTGGAGCGAGGTATGGCCACTAAGCCTTGATCaacctgtaaaatttaaaatacataaccAAAGATAAGCCAAAATTCCTGTCTCAAAGATTCTTGATAGTGaggaaattttaaataattatatcgGGCCAGATCATGTTGTTCTGAAAACTTAAGTCTATATTAATTTCGTAGATAAAAACACAGAACGTCAAGTTATACGTTTGAAGACATCATACCTATATCTGACTATTATGATAAATATCATGCCTATCATGATCATgatattcaaaaatattaattgaaGTTTAGATAAGACAACCGCCCATTCattttaatcataatcataaaggGAAAAGGTATTATAAGTTGATgtagcttaaataaataaatagctcACAATAATAGCCATTTGTTATTAAAGTTACCTAGAATTACGATTACTCAACATAAAAATGCGTTTCACAAACAATGTCTAATAAATAATGAACTCGAGTCCTGCCTGACTTCCTCCACAAGGGAATTACCGAATATGTAATATTATCGCAGTTCAAtacatgtaatgtttgggtTGAAACTACGAGTCCCCGAACGCTTGGGACGGAAACGCGGAGTTCTAAACGCCCAAGCCCGCGCCAAATATTTGGTTTTAGTAAATAGTATCGTAACTAAAGTCAAACATGATACCGGTTATTCGGCAAGTAGAGATTGACAATTACGCCTTTGATATGGTTCGAACAATATTTTACTGGAAACATGTGGGGTTTATGCCGTGTCACAAATACCGTGAGGCCGGGTCGAACCTATCAAAGGCCGAAATTGCCTTTGCATTTATCGGTTTAATTTGAGATGTAAATTGTATCGAACCTTCAACTTCAAATAATCTCAAAATATACTTAACTTAACACAAATActcaataatttgtttttcctgTATTCTGGTAAATCGAATAAGCAATTTTCCCACTTGGCGTATTTAAGTTGTatgtttatgatttatgaatttAAACGCATAATGGAGCACAAGTGTTAATATCAAAACATAATATACCAACCTATGTTACGTGAGTGTTTACACTTCGAAGGCAACTTACCAAATATCTGATTAATATCTGTGGGACAGTTTTGTTATATTTCTCGGCAATACGGCGCAGGGTCGGGTGGTCGGCTCTTGGCGGCGGCGCGTCCGGTTTTCGCCCGAGAATGGCGCCGAACGGACTGTACGCCATCACGACCACTCCATGGGCGCGACACCACGCTATCAACTCGGTTTGGGTTATCGTTGGGTTCACCTGTAGAAATCAGTCTCATTGATAAACTAGTGACTGTTTTAGGCGTCccacttaatttattttgttcttagtattttttgttacagCGGCAAAAGAAATACGGTTCTCAAGTTACAGCCTAGTAACAGACAGAAGGACacacggacagcggagtcttagtaatagggtcccgtttttacccttcgggtacggagccctaaaaatgAAGTATCGTAGGATTCATAGGGACCATCATCCGCCTCGAGATAGCAACATAGAATAGGTTCTTACCATTATTTTACTTGAGGTGGTCTGTGGtaaagtacataaatatttaataattagaaTACATTCAATAattaaagaataaataaaaataaatcaatctACCTCGATTTGTAAAACTGCCGGTTTAATCCTAGAGTTATCCCATAGTCGCTGCATCTGCGTTACGTTGAAATTCGAAACGCCTATGGACTTGGTGAGATTCAGCTCTTTAGCATCCTCCATGCCTTTCCATGTTTCTAGGTAGTCTGTAGAACTGATGCTGCCGTCTTTCTGCAAAGTATAAAATAACCTCAGGTGGCATGAAGTAAGCTGTACTTTATATGGCTTATTAATCTTATtgaaagaatgaatgaattaatattcttttctccaatatgctcggaaatgttcaccttactgtagcaaaaatagtacgggaagttcttcgttaatgtcaaactctaactaaaaaacatcaaactatcgctgtcctgttctagcggacgggaagtaaaaaaacactacagtaataacttattactgtagtgttttttactttttaataataaaaaacgcaaacagccaattattattgccgcgagccgcttctacacgacccgatcggctatcatttcacgtgtatgatcgtgcgaatactgcttaataaaatcaaagattatttttatattttttttaaatctcatccgtgttcataaagcttacatagtttgtcaaaggactttctcatttcaaacatagacaaagagaatcatactatctttgtcttacactagtactagcacccaaaagaaaaggatgggtgtagttttcctggttcttactgactgaaaagttggtttgacaaactatattgcgcaattatattgaatgaacgaatattgaatggtactgaatggcagaataagtttgtgcctttaacttttaaaaattaactaaagagggaaattggttttgacattttggatgtgaaggtttgatttgagtgatgcttgatgcttaaataataattattttagcttatttcctcgcatgtttggagaaaagcactatatatgcctcggcaggaatagcaattcgtggattcgtcttctttgtcggactccgcttcgcgtcgtccgacaaaatcgaaactcatccacgacttgccctttcccggcctctgcaataatgtactattatttcaaACCAggtccatataaaatttaaatgagtaaaattaaa
The sequence above is a segment of the Cydia fagiglandana chromosome 9, ilCydFagi1.1, whole genome shotgun sequence genome. Coding sequences within it:
- the LOC134667325 gene encoding aldo-keto reductase AKR2E4-like, encoding MVATVKCAGSFLSILFCFSQVNGKLIKYKLNDGNEIPAVALGTSLGHLADGTRVLPTNHSLAQAVQWALEAGYRHIDTAALYRVEDEVGLGVRRFLRHNDTRADVYVTTKLWNDAHERNEVIPALKKSLELLQMDYIDLYLVHYPMAYKKDGSISSTDYLETWKGMEDAKELNLTKSIGVSNFNVTQMQRLWDNSRIKPAVLQIEVNPTITQTELIAWCRAHGVVVMAYSPFGAILGRKPDAPPPRADHPTLRRIAEKYNKTVPQILIRYLVDQGLVAIPRSTNKERIQQNIDIFDFSLSPQEISDLSAFNKDYRLRTPAKWYPHPEFPFEKKNLTAAELQYIIEHSKED